The Mercurialis annua linkage group LG7, ddMerAnnu1.2, whole genome shotgun sequence genome includes the window AGGAAGTATGTTTCGAGTTCATTTATGGCTAAACCTATCTAGAGgtccttgtactatatcatttttgttcaaaaagtccttgtactatttttttattcttcaggtccctgtacttggcaaaattccaattttcaggtccttttgagggactggaggaacaaaaaaatcgtaagtagagggactgaaaaaaactaaaaaaggacctaaaaatcagAAATTAtataagtagagggacctgaagaataaaaaaataatacagaggctttttgaataaaaatgatatagtacaagggtctctagatgggtttagccttcATTTATATCTATGATATTTAAGGTGTAATTCACTTTTCATTTCACTACTGGAACAAGCATTTCACTCATTTTGTGCATCATCAATTGCAGGACAGGGATGGCCAAGCTACGATCATTGCGCTCAGACCCATTTCTAAAGGAGATGAGGTCGTTCATACACGCATCATTTtgtgttcggtttttgcacaccctaATCTTTGAGGAACTGCCTATATTGAACTTAGTTGAATGAACATTTACATTTGCATTTTCAGGTTACCATTTCATATATAGAAGAGGAGGTCCCTCTGGAAGAGAGACAGGCTTTACTAGCAGATTATGGTTTCAAATGTCGGTGCGCCAGGTGCTTACAAGAAAACACCTAAATTCCGCAAATCATTTTACTTtgataatttatcaaattttgcAAAATTTACTTGTcctatttaataatttgttgAAATTCTATCTTCTGAACGTCTCCTTACACGTGTTTGTGGAAACATCCTGTGATAGCTATTACTAACTTTATACCTCTGCTTTAACTTTGCCATTGCACAAACGCTGATAGGGGTGAGCATTAAACGGTCAaaaccgaataaccgaaccgaaccaaaccgaattaatcaaaccgaaatataatttgaaaatatggtTCGGTTACGgtccgaatttttaaaatttgactattcggttcggtttacggtttttacaaaaaaataaccgtaataaccgaaccgaccgtatttaaaaattacgttaatttaaactttcatatactcacatttatatattaaacttgtttaattttatagttttgtaataaaaaacgataaatatagatttaatttaaagcacatgtactctctaggttaaattttttcattttttttatttattttttaaaaaactgttttttttctttctaaaaaccatacaaaaaatattacggttttcgaccgaaccgaaccgtaatatttcggtttggtttatacggttttgatataatttggttaatacggttcggtgaccgaaatttttaaaaaaccgaacggttttgaatttttcgacggttcgatgaccgaaccgaccgttgCTCACCCCTAAACGCTGAGAccaaataaaaagtaaattatacttttaaaaataactaaaatgtaaaaatacttTCATATCTATTCATATACTATAATTTCTACTTTAAATTACTATGCCAAACAGGCATATCacaatatacaaaataaaatcatcaGATATACtgcaattttataatttgataatatcATTTCAAAATACATTAACCAGGAGTTGCCAAATTTGATTCTCTAATTTAGCAGACCTAGATTTTCAAAAATCAAAGTTTTCTAACGCAGAATATGTACATGAAGCTCATCAATCTGTAATTCCATCTCTTGCAAAGTGTAACAATGCTACACAGCTGCCATTGTCATATCAAACAATGTCGACGTCAACCATTTCGTCCTCGTCAAGCCCTTCCGCGTCCACGTTCGCAGCTTTTTCCTTGTACTGATTATCAAAACAAGGGGGGAAAAGAAGCTAAGATTCAGGTGCCAATGatttaaaaaggaaaagaaaaaagctAGCAATTAACCGGAATTAAGCAGAATGATAGCATTAAAATACATTTGCAAATCAGTGACAGGCCATATTTCGACATTATAGCTAGAACACCATCTTTGTAGATCTGTATCCTGAGCAAATGTGGACCGTGCATGCAAGAATTACGCTagtggcaaaaaaaaaatactaaacaaaCCTCTGAATAAGTAGTCTGAGGGAGTGGTGGAGGTGGAGGAAGTGGAAATGGCAACCTTGTTGTGACCCCATATTTAGCAGCACCTTTGTCGATTTCCAATGTAGTAGTTTCAGCCACATCAATACTCTCCTCCAATTCAACCTCAACTAGTTCGTCAATTGCATGAGCAGCCATGCTGGTTGATGGTGCCATAGGTCCGACCCCTGGGCCCTTAATCTGCACAATCAAACATGAAACAAACcatatgttttaaaaactggATCTCGATACGATGATGACTAATAAAATTCCACCCATtccttctctctctctctcttccaTATAAATACAAATTATCATGGCATTAACAATTTTAGAAGCTCTTCATATATTCTACTAATTAACAGTAGTAAACAGCATAATATTATCTTATGACAGAGAAGGAGGCAGCAAGAACTGAAATCTAGGACTTGAGGTTTCTAATATGATGCTTTACCACTTCCCATCTGCTGACCACAACAGAGCATTTTCAAACTTCTTGTAATTTaaataacattacaaaacatttGAAACATGACTCAACTTACTTTTCCTTGCCCATCCACTGACAACAATTCTTACTCAATGGTCATGCTAGCAAATTCTTCAAAATAACAATAGAATCTTGTATTTTTAATTGACGTCTTTATGCTCTTTATGCAAAATAAAAGAGCTCTAATGATACATGCATATCCATGCAACAGGTTGATGAAGAACTGCCCACCACATAATGACATTGCAAAATTTCCCATATAAAAAATGCATGAAAAGTGTGAAGTTGAGAGAGAGAACCTTATCTACTGAGGATATAGAAAcactcttttttctcttttgtttGCCTTTATTTCTTCTAGGCTGATCACTATCATTCCCATCGTCCACCATCATTACTTCCTTGTTAACATCCAACTGTGCAGAATATGCATTCAATTGAAAGGGCTTTGCCGTTGTCATAGTTTCTGCATGATCTCCTCCACCTGTGGTCAACTTTGCTATAATTGCAGAGAGAAGTCAGCCAGAGAAAAATATAGGCATTTAGAAGGAGACACTACTGATGAAGGTCAGGTATTAAAGTGAATTTCAAACGACAGAAGAGTAAATCAAACCATCAAAATAGCTGATAAGGAACAATAAATATCTACATGATGTAGAAATAGACTCAGGTAAAAGAAAAGATGACATCAGTGAAATATTTTCTAGGCATTCTTGAACTCGTTTATGTTATTTAGCAGTAGGTCCAATCTCTTACTATTACTCCTAACTTCCAAACCAATCCATAAATTTTGTTTCAGGATAAGCTTCAGATACTGCTGAGCAGGTAATTATTTTCACCTTTACTAATTGCTAGTCAAAATAGTACAAATTCCTAAGTTTCTATGTTGAGTTGAGAGAATAATGGGATTGAGGATGTTAGGAGTCGAAAGAAAGGCTTATAATTGTATCAACTTCAATTTAATGATTTGAGTTTTCAGAAATTTGACATATCAAGGCTGTGATTACCTTCATAATGGGATTGCTAGGAATTGGTTTTAATCACAGGTGTATATATTCTTGTTGATGGGATAGAAACTTTGATTCACAAATTCATGAATATTTATTAAGGGCTATATGAAGTTATGAATTAGCCTTTATTCTTCCTAGTTTCTTTGCCATTCAGATCAACATCCTTCCAAAATTTATATGCACTTATGCAGTCAAATTACAATAACCAGTGCTAAATTTTCTCAACCTATtcaaaccctaaaacttaatcCTCCTATCTATGTAAAGGGATCCAAAGATATAGATATCCTTTAACTGTCAGCGAACTTGCTGTTTGTCTTTCGTTCCAAATTCACTGATAGCTTTAAGTTCCACCACAACTTTCTCAGAAGGAGAGAGGTGTTCTTTAAATGGGCAGAGAGATAAGTTGAAAAGGGAAACTATTTCAAGAATACATTCAGGATCTTAGCGTAATTTCTAGAATTTAAAACAAGAGTACTTGGTTCAAGAAGTGGAGGGAATGGAAACTTGATTCTGATTTTGTGATTACAAAGTGCAAAGAAGTTGCAGTAAAGtacaaaaaagatgaaagtaGACAGGCAGACAGAGAACCAAGAGTTTccataaaataaacaaacaaaaatataacTCAAATATGATTAGCAAAGACTAGTTATGACTAGAATGGACAACAATAGTCTTTTGgcatttcaaaaataacatcagAATGTCCGACGAGTGGCCTACCCACATACAATATTAGAGAGAATAAAAATTCTACAAGATCTCATACATCCAGAAATTTCTATTGTAACAAACCAAAACTTCAGCATATTTTTAACTATCAACTTGTTAGCCGTGAGAGAATTATTTTTGCGACTTTAAATCCTCCTTCAATCTTTCCATccaaaagtaaataaatataaaagaattgaaaaaaaaaggcttaatcacaaaaaaaaacccaccttttaaccccttttcaaatgcaccctgacattgcaattttgtcagtttgcaccataattcgcacctttggttttcaattccaccctcaagtactaattGATCTCtgtcatttgaaaaaaattaaaaaaagtcatccatttttaactttttatgtggaaaagagttcaaacgagtactttataagggtttttatgaattttttctgagtgaaaaaagtccaatttgattttgagggtggaattgaaacccaaaggtgcgaattagggtgcaattgacaaaattgcaacgtcagggtgcaactgaaaaggggctaaaaggtgagggttttttttggtgattaagccaaaagaAAACAAGAAAGTGTAGAAGAAATAAAACTACTACCGGCTGGATCACCGTAAAAGTTTTTCAAATACCTAAACAATTCAGAATTTCagatgataaatatttttgaaaggtACACTTAGATGAAGATAAGAACTTTTGGCATGCAAATAACAGATATGAGGTGTTGAGTATGCTAACTCTAGGATGTTAACCAAATTGCAAGGCCAATGAGCATTGTGTTACTAAGTAGAAATGACCTTCAATATGAGACGCAATAATTAATGTTCATGGAGGTTCATTGGTATTTATGCCCTAGATCAAAGCAGGTTTATGACCTAGTCTTCCATTATTGCTGCAAGCATGTAGCATGTTTATCAAATAGTAGACATGACAGGctttctattatttttagagCATTTCCACGTAATATATCATTTTGGCCCTTCTCTTCACTTAAAAGGAAACAAATAAATTGCAAAATTTAATGAAGAAACCAATTGCTGATGGTTCCAAAAATTGTCACCTTTTTTAAGTTCTCCTCCAATATCAAGTTTAGCATGCAACCCTTCCTCACAAAGATAAGAATTTTTTTGCACCTCATTCCTAGGACTGATAGTATGGTAAACAGGAGACTCTTCATCACTGACAAAATTGATGCTTAAATCCTCTTCATTGCAATCAGTTGTAGTGATGTCAGAGTCGAGCTGATCTCCCAACTTCTGAAGTCGGCTTTGAGACCTAGGCATTCCAATGAATCAACTGAATTATAAAAGACACTTAATGATAGAAAAATAAGGCCCGAGCTTAAAGAGCCTTGGGGAAAAAAAGATTGAACAGGACAAATCAAAATAATGTTATGAAGTAGGCATTAACCTTTTTAATTCATCTTGAATCCTCACATAATGCTTATGTGCTTTGACAAACTTCTTCATTTTCGAAATGGTCCTGGAAATATCAATCAGAGGGTGAAGGGGTTAGAAGAGAAAATGAAGGATCTCCTTTCAGTAACGCACTGACAGATAAAATGAGAATATTATGTTATCACATGGTTCACCTTTTACATGCCTCTTTCTCTTTTGACAACTGAGCATCAACTTCCCTAATTCTGGAAGTAAGAACTTCTGCTTCTTCAACTTTCTCTTGCACTAAGGTCTTCAGAAAGCACATGCATCAAATATCAGATTGCATGTTTTCATTTCAAAGGAAACTAATACCAATAAATAAAAGGTAAAACCACAAGGCGAAAACATGAATATGATCCTCAAGCAGATGATGACAtggcaaaaataaaaattagagaaTCACATAactaataaaaagaattaaaagaaattcagaaaaaaatttaatagaggTAGAGTCATATGGAGAAATAATTACTACTGACCCTTAATTGAGTTTTTTGCTGATCAAGCATGTTAATATCTGAGCGCACTTCTTTTAGCTGCACATTTCCAGTAAAGATCAAAAAATAAGACATGTAAGATGTTAGCAAGCGAACAGACTAAACTTTCCTAACCTGCTCCTTATGAGGCACTCTAGAATCAGTTGATgggttttttcttcttttaacttGATCTCCTGTTCCATCTGAGCTTTTCAAACTTCCGGAAAAGTCACTTTGGCCGTCAAAATGCATGTTTCTCCGACGTTTTCCATCACTTCAAAAGAATGAAAAAATTCTTTAAGAATGCACACATGCATTCAACATGAAATGAtaacaaaaggaaaaaaagataCCAATATCTATAATATCACATGTCGAGTACACAAAATCATTGAATTGGCAACTTTGTTCCAAAATACGCAAAATGTTTATTCTATTTTCTCACAAATCAGAATGCAATTAGCTTAAAGTGTACTAACATCATGTTTCCAGTTTGCTTAGAACTGTCGCCTGCCAGTTTACAGTGAGCAGTGAGCACACTTGGGGCAGCTACCAACActgatcttttatttttctttagtaAATGTAGGGTGTTTCTTGAGTTTCCGCCCGCTGGATTAATATTTTCTGCCACTATGGAAGTATATTTATatccttttaattatttatgccCCCATTAAATTCTAGAATCTGAATGTCAACTCGAATTTGGTAAGGGACTTTACAGTTTGATTGAAATTGGACACTTTTAAATAACGAAAAAAACTACTATCACTTCTTCAGCTTTGGACCCTTTCAGTTTCAGATAACAGCAGAGTAACAATTagtctaaaattttaaagttaacACCACATTTACATTCTCTTCCATGTATccactcttttcatttaaagcCTATACTGTTACTTGTTAAAGGAATTTATTGCACTATTTCAGCCTTAATTTATGCATTTTGTACAGTTTTTGTCAACTATCTTTTGTATATGCAAATATAATATTCTTTCCTTTGATATAGGATATGCTAGCTGTAGATGCTAATTAGACAAAATTGTATATGGTAGTTTAGCTAATTAGGTGCTGATTGCTGAATATCAGCTTGTATCCTtgctataaataataaaatttgtcctCCAAAATAGAACACTTATATCAGCTCAAAGAAACTCTCTTAAGTTATCATTACTGATAATCAGAAAATATGGAGGATGTAAATCAGCGTTGGAGTGTACAAATTTCCTTTTCTAGGAGTActttaaattgtgttttttttaccttccttggatttgttttgtcatgaCAGCCGCTTTACCTTCTCCACCGTTATAGGTGGTGACTATCAATGGAGCCCCCActatataatttttctaaatccACCACTATAAACTGAAGTCTCctatctaaataaaataaaaacaaaactgaCCTTTTATTTAGCAAGTTACCTAATGATGTGATTTGGCCTCATGGAAATAGTAATAAGCAAACACCAATACCTATGATACAGAAGGTTCACATGCCACAATGTTTAGCCCACTGGTTGCtgacaatatatttttaatagctAGTCAGGAACCAAAAGTTTcccttcaatttttaatttttaaagggAAGATAAACAAATCTCCCTACTCTAGTCAAGAAAGAAAGGCATGAAACAGGTCAGCTTCCAACAGAATGAGAAAGAATATCATACTAAAAGATTATATTTGCATGTAAAGAAGGAGATCAGGTGCACACTGTCTCGCAATTCAAATAGATCGAGTAATAACAGCATTGTACATCAAGCATGAATGTGGAAAAGCTTAAGAAAACAAAGCACTACCAGAGCTAAGATAGCCACAATACAGACAGCTTAGGAAAGAAATTCTAGAAGAACCACACAGTCAGACATATTGCCAGCATCAATAGAATCATGTAAACTCACTTGTTCTCGACTCCTGCATCTCTAGCTGGAGAATATCTATGCCTTGGAGAAAACCTCTTGTCAAGCTTATCCCTCAAGTCACCAACTCGATGGTCCTGCTTACCTGCAATAAAGGAAAGAATTTACAGAAGCAGATTGGTTATGCAGTCTTTTTATCTTCCTATAACGGCAAGCAGATAACCCATAAATGATAACGAGGCTAAGCTTACCATCACATGGATCAAAAAGACT containing:
- the LOC126656057 gene encoding zinc finger CCCH domain-containing protein 13 isoform X3, with product MVLPVLHTVKYVSIHYMREYFHGPFGIGKQGTITVHSYFSLFDPCDGKQDHRVGDLRDKLDKRFSPRHRYSPARDAGVENNDGKRRRNMHFDGQSDFSGSLKSSDGTGDQVKRRKNPSTDSRVPHKEQLKEVRSDINMLDQQKTQLRTLVQEKVEEAEVLTSRIREVDAQLSKEKEACKRTISKMKKFVKAHKHYVRIQDELKRSQSRLQKLGDQLDSDITTTDCNEEDLSINFVSDEESPVYHTISPRNEVQKNSYLCEEGLHAKLDIGGELKKAKLTTGGGDHAETMTTAKPFQLNAYSAQLDVNKEVMMVDDGNDSDQPRRNKGKQKRKKSVSISSVDKIKGPGVGPMAPSTSMAAHAIDELVEVELEESIDVAETTTLEIDKGAAKYGVTTSTRKKLRTWTRKGLTRTKWLTSTLFDMTMAAV
- the LOC126656057 gene encoding zinc finger CCCH domain-containing protein 13 isoform X1, which gives rise to MVLPVLHTVKYVSIHYMREYFHGPFGIGKQGTITVHSYFSLFDPCDGKQDHRVGDLRDKLDKRFSPRHRYSPARDAGVENNDGKRRRNMHFDGQSDFSGSLKSSDGTGDQVKRRKNPSTDSRVPHKEQLKEVRSDINMLDQQKTQLRTLVQEKVEEAEVLTSRIREVDAQLSKEKEACKRTISKMKKFVKAHKHYVRIQDELKRSQSRLQKLGDQLDSDITTTDCNEEDLSINFVSDEESPVYHTISPRNEVQKNSYLCEEGLHAKLDIGGELKKAKLTTGGGDHAETMTTAKPFQLNAYSAQLDVNKEVMMVDDGNDSDQPRRNKGKQKRKKSVSISSVDKIKGPGVGPMAPSTSMAAHAIDELVEVELEESIDVAETTTLEIDKGAAKYGVTTRLPFPLPPPPPLPQTTYSEYKEKAANVDAEGLDEDEMVDVDIV
- the LOC126656057 gene encoding zinc finger CCCH domain-containing protein 13 isoform X2, whose product is MVEGKLFKTKLCVLYKEGRCHRHSCSFAHGNAELRSFFPSSNGKQDHRVGDLRDKLDKRFSPRHRYSPARDAGVENNDGKRRRNMHFDGQSDFSGSLKSSDGTGDQVKRRKNPSTDSRVPHKEQLKEVRSDINMLDQQKTQLRTLVQEKVEEAEVLTSRIREVDAQLSKEKEACKRTISKMKKFVKAHKHYVRIQDELKRSQSRLQKLGDQLDSDITTTDCNEEDLSINFVSDEESPVYHTISPRNEVQKNSYLCEEGLHAKLDIGGELKKAKLTTGGGDHAETMTTAKPFQLNAYSAQLDVNKEVMMVDDGNDSDQPRRNKGKQKRKKSVSISSVDKIKGPGVGPMAPSTSMAAHAIDELVEVELEESIDVAETTTLEIDKGAAKYGVTTRLPFPLPPPPPLPQTTYSEYKEKAANVDAEGLDEDEMVDVDIV